A genomic window from Lotus japonicus ecotype B-129 chromosome 1, LjGifu_v1.2 includes:
- the LOC130731911 gene encoding uncharacterized protein LOC130731911 translates to MGRWGGGGWEWDLRWRRDLFEWEKELLADLLQAIGVVSVIRDKRDSWCWTLDSSGGYTVKSAFAFIADAERGDGERTGDNMDHAFFKGIWCNLVPSKVAALAWKIGLQRMPTMANIIRSGVQIQKWGAV, encoded by the coding sequence ATGGGTAGAtggggtggtggtggatggGAATGGGATCTAAGGTGGAGGAGAGATCTCTTTGAGTGGGAGAAAGAATTACTTGCTGATTTATTGCAGGCTATTGGAGTTGTTTCAGTGATCAGAGACAAGCGGGATAGCTGGTGTTGGACTCTAGACTCATCCGGCGGCTACACTGTCAAATCTGCATTCGCGTTTATTGCTGATGCGGAAAGAGGGGATGGAGAGAGGACCGGGGACAACATGGATCATGCGTTTTTTAAGGGAATTTGGTGCAACTTAGTTCCGTCAAAGGTTGCGGCACTAGCATGGAAGATTGGCCTACAGAGGATGCCAACTATGGCTAACATTATAAGAAGTGGGGTGCAAATTCAGAAGTGGGGTGCTGTGTAA
- the LOC130732823 gene encoding CMP-sialic acid transporter 4-like, with amino-acid sequence MEYRKIKDEDKVRDSDVESVAVAVNNTVSDGETKVDSHRTQVQWKRKSMVTFALTILTSSQAILIVWSKRAGKYEYSVTTANFMVETLKCAISLVALGRIWNKEGVTDDNRLTTTLDEVIVYPIPAALYLVKNLLQYYIFAYVDAPGYQILKNFNIISTGVLYRIILKKRLSEIQWAAFILLTAGCTTAQLNSNSDHVLQTPFQGWVMAIAMALLSGFAGVYTEAIIKKRPSRNINVQNFWLYVFGMGFNAVAILVQDFDAVMNKGFFHGYSFITVLMIFNHALSGIAVSMVMKYADNIVKVYSTSVAMLLTAVVSVFLFGFHLSLAFFLGTIVVSVAIYLHSAGKMQR; translated from the exons ATGGAGTACAGGAAAATCAAAGACGAG GATAAAGTTAGGGATTCGGACGTTGAGAGCGTGGCCG TCGCAGTTAACAATACGGTCTCCGATGGAGAAACCAAAGTTGACAGCCACAGAACGCAAGTACAGTGGAAGCGCAA GTCAATGGTTACATTTGCATTGACTATTCTTACTAGTTCGCAAGCCATTCTAATCGTTTGGTCCAAGAGAGCTGGCAAGTATGAGTATAGTGTCACTACTGCCAACTTTATG GTGGAGACTTTAAAATGTGCTATATCCCTGGTGGCCTTGGGAAGAATATGGAATAAAGAAGGTGTCACTGATGACAACAG GTTGACTACCACATTAGACGAAGTTATAGTGTATCCTATTCCAGCAGCACTTTACCTTGTCAAAAATTTGCTTCAG TACTACATCTTTGCATATGTAGATGCTCCAGGCTATCAGATATTAAAGAACTTCAATATTATAAGTACAGGTGTCCTATACAGAATTATACTTAAAAAGAG GTTGAGTGAGATTCAGTGGGCTGCTTTTATTCTACTCACTGCTGGGTGCACTACGGCTCAACTGAATTCGAA TTCTGACCATGTTCTTCAAACTCCCTTTCAAGGTTGGGTGATGGCAATT GCCATGGCTCTCTTGAGTGGTTTTGCAGGAGTATATACTGAG GCTATTATTAAAAAGCGTCCTTCTCGAAACATAAATGTTCAAAATTTCTGGTTGTATGTCTTTGGCATGGGTTTCAACGCTGTTGCAATATTGGTTCAAGATTTCGATGCAGTGATGAACAA GGGATTCTTCCATGGATATTCGTTCATCACCGTTCTCATGATTTTCAACCATGCACTCAG TGGAATTGCTGTATCAATGGTAATGAAGTATGCTGACAACATTGTGAAG GTGTATTCTACTTCAGTGGCAATGCTTCTTACGGCAGTTGTCTCTGTGTTCCTATTTGGTTTCCATCTCTCCCTCGCCTTCTTCCTTGGCACAAT TGTTGTATCTGTTGCAATTTATCTGCACTCTGCTGGGAAGATGCAAAGATAA